The following nucleotide sequence is from Pseudonocardia abyssalis.
CTGGCCCCGAAGATCTCCCGGCACAGCGCAAGGGTCGGCGGGATCGTGGCCACCCAGTCCAGGCCGTAGAAGATGATGAACGCCAGCATGTTCAGCTGGATGTCGGGCCCGAACAGGGCGGGCAGCGCGGCGAGCGAGATCCCGCGCAGCACGTAGTAGACGAGCAGCAGGACCCGTGGGTCGTAGCGGTCGGTGAGCCAGCCCGACGCGATCGTGCCCGCGATGTCGAACAGCCCGACGAGCGCGAGCAGCCCGGCCGCGACCGTCTGCGGCATCCCGTGGTCGTGCGCGGCGGGGATGAAGTGCGGCTGGATCAGGCCCATCGTCGTGGCGCCGCAGATCATCATGCCGAGCGCGAGGTACCAGAACGGCTTGGTGCGGGCGGCGTCGAGCAGGGCCAGCACCGCGATCCGGCCCGCCCCGGTGCGGATCGGGTCCTTGTCGTCGGCCGCGGTGCCGCCGTAGGGCGTGACGCCCAGGTCCCGCGGGCGCTCGCGGAGGAACAGCAGCACCAGCGGCACGACGGCCAGGGCCGCCGCCGACACGCCGAGCGCCGCGACGCGCCAGCCGGACGACTCCGCGACCAGCGCGATCACCGGCAGGAACACGAGCTGCCCGGCCGCACCGCCGGCCGTCAGGATCCCGGAGACGAGGCCCCGCCGGGCGACGAACCAGCGCCCGGTGACGGTGGCGACGAGCGCGAGGGCCATCGAGCCCGTGCCCAGCCCGACCAGCACGCCCCAGCACAGGACGAGCTGCCAGCTCGCCGCCATGTTCACGGTGAGCCCGCTGCCCGCCGCCACCACGACGAGCGCGGCGGTGATCACCGGGCGGATGCCGAAGCGCTCCATCAGCGCCGCGGCGAAGGGCGCCGTGAGGCCGTAGAGGGCCATGTTGACGGCGACGGCGGCCGAGATCGTGGTGACCGACCAGCCGAACTCGCCCTGCAGCGGCTCCATCAGCACGCCGGGGACGGCCCGGAACCCGGCGGCCCCGACGAGCGCCAGGAACGTCACCGCGGCGACCCACCAGGCGGGGTGGACGCGCCGGACCGGCATGCTGAGTTCACTCACGGAACCCAGCATGACGCAGTCGTCGGCCGGAGGGAAGGGGTGACGCGGTGCACCGCCCGCCGCCCGGCTGCTCGCCGGACCCGGCTGACAGACTGACCGGGTGACTGCTTCGACCTCGACCGACCTGCAGATCCCCGCCGATCTCCTCCCCGCCGACGGACGGTTCGGCTGCGGCCCGTCCAAGGTCCGGCCCGAGCAGCTCGCCGCTCTCGCCGCTGCCGGTGACCTGATGGGCACCTCGCACCGCCAGAAGCCGGTCAAGGCACTGGTCGGGCGCGTGCGATCCGGGCTGGCCGACCTGTTCTCGCTGCCCGCCGGCTACGAGGTCGTCCTCGGCAACGGTGGGTCCACCGCGTTCTGGGACGCCGCCGCGTTCGGGCTCGTCCGCGAGCGGTCGCTGCACCTGACCTATGGCGAGTTCTCCGCGAAGTTCGCCGAGTCCACCCGCGGCGCCCCCTTCCTCGCCGACCCGGTGGTCGTGAAGGCCGAGCCGGGCAGCGCGCCCGAGCCGCAGGCCGACCCGAGCTGCGACGTGCTCGCGTGGGCCCACAACGAGACCTCCACGGGCGTCTCGGTGCCCGTGGTGCGCCCCGCTGAGGCCCTGGCCAACCAGCTCGTCGTCATCGACGCCACCTCCGGTGCGGGCGGCCTGCCGGTCGACATCGCCCAGGCCGACACGTACTACTTCGCCCCGCAGAAGGGCTTCGCCTCCGACGGTGGCCTCTGGTTCGCGCTGATGAGCCCGGCCGCGCTGGAGCGCGTCGCCGAGGTGGCGGCGTCGGACCGGTGGATCCCGCCGTTCCTGTCGCTGGCGACCGCGGTCGACAACTCGCTCAAGGACCAGACGTACAACACCCCCGCGCTGGCCACGCTCGTCCTGATGGC
It contains:
- a CDS encoding MFS transporter, translated to MLGSVSELSMPVRRVHPAWWVAAVTFLALVGAAGFRAVPGVLMEPLQGEFGWSVTTISAAVAVNMALYGLTAPFAAALMERFGIRPVITAALVVVAAGSGLTVNMAASWQLVLCWGVLVGLGTGSMALALVATVTGRWFVARRGLVSGILTAGGAAGQLVFLPVIALVAESSGWRVAALGVSAAALAVVPLVLLFLRERPRDLGVTPYGGTAADDKDPIRTGAGRIAVLALLDAARTKPFWYLALGMMICGATTMGLIQPHFIPAAHDHGMPQTVAAGLLALVGLFDIAGTIASGWLTDRYDPRVLLLVYYVLRGISLAALPALFGPDIQLNMLAFIIFYGLDWVATIPPTLALCREIFGARAPVVFGWVFASHQVGAALMALAAGIVRDQVGAYDLAWQVGGALCLVAGLASLRVRREPVAA
- the serC gene encoding phosphoserine transaminase, which encodes MTASTSTDLQIPADLLPADGRFGCGPSKVRPEQLAALAAAGDLMGTSHRQKPVKALVGRVRSGLADLFSLPAGYEVVLGNGGSTAFWDAAAFGLVRERSLHLTYGEFSAKFAESTRGAPFLADPVVVKAEPGSAPEPQADPSCDVLAWAHNETSTGVSVPVVRPAEALANQLVVIDATSGAGGLPVDIAQADTYYFAPQKGFASDGGLWFALMSPAALERVAEVAASDRWIPPFLSLATAVDNSLKDQTYNTPALATLVLMAEQVDWMSGLGGLDACVARTADSSGRLYSWAEKSEFATPFVTDPAHRSQVVGTIDFDEQVDAAAIAKVLRANGVVDTEPYRKLGRNQLRIGMFPAVDPSDVEALTACIDWIVPNLR